The following are encoded in a window of Bacteroidia bacterium genomic DNA:
- the purS gene encoding phosphoribosylformylglycinamidine synthase subunit PurS: MASFIVNIEIMPHKELLDPQGKAVTSGLKNIGFTQINNVRVGKFITFEINASDKDEAYKSAEKACKELLANPIMESFHIVVIPA, from the coding sequence ATGGCTTCATTTATCGTCAATATAGAAATAATGCCCCACAAAGAGCTTTTAGATCCACAGGGCAAAGCAGTTACATCAGGATTAAAAAACATTGGTTTTACTCAAATCAACAATGTGAGAGTAGGTAAATTTATCACCTTTGAAATCAATGCATCCGACAAAGACGAAGCCTATAAATCAGCAGAAAAGGCATGTAAAGAATTATTGGCAAATCCAATAATGGAGAGTTTTCACATTGTGGTAATCCCCGCTTAA
- a CDS encoding PKD domain-containing protein: MKRLITLILISLISVVGIHAQQVTLLSENFSTASDTFPPSGWKNVQYYTSSAITDYWHFDNPGSRSPSGGITGKFAVYDSDNYSNNGALEDIGLESPVFSTIGYDSLYISFDFATEPSLTNRTSIFIDVYDGELWQNAHTYIDTATSGKRDTFNISSIGRNDCYTKIRIRYYCQSGGWFAIDNIVVYSPQPAVATNVQLVSMTRPVMTDCADLFAQLNIRLKNAGTSPVSNIPLYASIYDGNYTQNYSYTLTSSLSLCADTVIVMPDTIKVNYDSTFTFTIYSALAGDNVKFDSDTIKVIDFKNIPLPLYYTDLDTSICGHFVMIDSLPISIEQTAKWYKNIADTIPVFIGSKINLGLLDKDSTLFVEIGFKQDFSYPSNSASPMPGSVAFAPPTISGSFLDITAKTDIIVDSLEVIVRKDCMWNYEIYITKGSYVPQINNFGAWTAAYKGKDSIYTSRRNKIYVGGVKIRKGETIGFHIFDGGDSAVGTSGGVGLSVGGGTPIMYNNSHIKTYASHYVQQSAGSPGSIVQTLAAYGYHTNVYYRIECDGSYSKRIYRKPVDLPNTKIQSVAPFDGKAGLHKDTIMTRKPVIYELAPPYGYTNSDFGTKWIVTSMDFETVNGTPVPVSHYTTINNPPSPGNNLRLIYTPAESWSDSLLNLRAVIQNIDVYPYCDTIINRQILVTPRPVIDFSVNLACQNNQTQFNNSSTISSGNMNFNWDFGNGESSILTSPFVVYKTNGSFNVKLTITTKYNLKVDTTITINIKESPTVQFTTDNNVCAGQNIATKNTSSYSAGSFTYLWKYGDGRTNSTKEPTIQYTKGGVYPLRLIVYGDNGCTDSLTQPVNIYYHPKADFEETSGTLCQGTFINFDNKTVLDSGSYFSNWKFGNAGTSTTKSPQFQFANGGTYNIQLLVYTSFGCKDSFNKNITIYEAATADFTIQGECTEKPIKLINNSVVPNGASATYEWDLNFEGQSTDQDASKVFTTAGMKTFMLTVTTDKGCISSVSKSKMVGQTAKADFTSAAKGCAGAMVTFNNNTAIVPGTLAYKWNFGDGDTSITKNANHTYSNTTGQQFNVSMITKVNGNCPDTMTKQIYIGEQAICNFTINDDYLPGHRTYKFVPVRNDYVTYTWNFGDGQTSTEVTPVHQYTSDGNYMVELHAVNADDCECVLTQNKTVVNSGVNQLGFDALIKSYPNPASTKLYIEYKVTVGINAMYIVDYTGKRVQQVILEGNHINGDLSIDVSNFANGIYFIKAETENGNIISRFVISK, from the coding sequence ATGAAAAGATTAATTACACTCATTTTGATTTCTCTCATAAGTGTTGTGGGCATCCACGCTCAACAAGTAACTTTGTTATCAGAGAATTTTTCAACCGCCAGTGACACCTTTCCTCCATCTGGATGGAAGAATGTTCAGTATTATACTTCAAGTGCAATCACTGATTACTGGCACTTTGACAACCCTGGTTCCCGAAGTCCCAGTGGAGGCATCACCGGTAAGTTTGCTGTGTATGATAGTGATAATTATTCTAATAACGGAGCGTTAGAGGATATCGGGCTTGAATCTCCGGTGTTTTCTACTATTGGTTATGATTCTCTCTATATTAGTTTTGATTTTGCAACTGAGCCTTCATTGACTAACAGAACCTCAATATTTATTGATGTTTATGATGGAGAGCTTTGGCAAAATGCTCATACCTATATTGATACTGCAACATCAGGGAAGCGAGATACTTTTAATATTTCATCAATAGGAAGAAATGATTGTTATACCAAGATTAGAATACGTTATTATTGTCAAAGCGGTGGTTGGTTTGCAATTGATAATATTGTTGTTTACTCACCTCAACCTGCTGTGGCAACAAATGTGCAATTGGTATCAATGACAAGACCTGTAATGACCGATTGTGCTGACCTATTCGCACAACTCAATATTAGATTAAAGAATGCAGGTACCTCTCCGGTATCCAATATTCCACTCTATGCAAGTATTTATGATGGTAATTACACTCAAAATTATTCCTACACCCTGACATCTTCTTTGTCTTTGTGTGCTGATACTGTAATTGTCATGCCGGATACCATTAAAGTAAATTATGATTCAACTTTTACATTTACCATTTATTCTGCTTTGGCCGGAGATAATGTAAAATTCGATTCAGACACAATCAAAGTAATTGATTTTAAAAATATTCCATTGCCTTTGTATTATACTGATTTAGACACCTCCATTTGCGGACACTTTGTTATGATTGACTCATTACCAATCTCAATAGAACAGACTGCAAAATGGTACAAAAATATTGCGGATACTATACCTGTTTTTATTGGGTCAAAAATTAATCTCGGTTTGTTGGATAAGGACTCTACACTATTTGTTGAAATTGGATTTAAACAAGATTTCTCTTACCCAAGCAATAGTGCCTCTCCCATGCCAGGGAGTGTAGCATTTGCCCCACCCACCATCTCCGGTAGTTTCCTTGATATAACTGCTAAAACAGATATTATTGTTGATTCGTTAGAAGTAATCGTCAGGAAAGATTGTATGTGGAACTATGAAATATACATTACCAAGGGTTCGTACGTTCCTCAAATCAATAATTTTGGAGCTTGGACAGCTGCTTATAAAGGTAAAGACTCTATTTATACTTCACGGAGAAATAAGATTTATGTAGGTGGAGTTAAAATCAGAAAGGGAGAAACAATAGGTTTTCATATATTTGACGGAGGTGATTCAGCGGTCGGAACCTCTGGTGGTGTAGGTTTGTCTGTGGGAGGAGGAACGCCAATCATGTATAATAACTCTCATATTAAAACATACGCAAGTCATTACGTACAACAGTCTGCCGGTAGTCCTGGTTCTATTGTTCAAACATTAGCAGCTTATGGATATCACACTAATGTATATTACAGAATTGAATGTGATGGTAGTTACAGTAAAAGAATTTATAGAAAACCTGTTGATTTGCCTAATACTAAAATACAATCTGTAGCTCCGTTTGACGGCAAAGCCGGTCTTCACAAGGATACCATTATGACTCGTAAGCCTGTGATTTATGAGTTAGCACCACCTTATGGATATACAAATAGTGATTTTGGCACAAAATGGATTGTAACTTCAATGGATTTTGAAACTGTGAATGGTACTCCTGTTCCTGTCTCTCATTATACAACAATCAACAATCCGCCTTCTCCCGGTAATAATCTCAGATTGATTTATACGCCTGCAGAAAGTTGGTCAGATTCATTGCTTAACTTGAGAGCTGTGATTCAAAATATTGATGTTTATCCTTATTGTGATACAATAATAAACAGACAGATTTTAGTAACACCCAGACCCGTCATTGATTTTTCGGTAAATTTGGCTTGTCAAAACAACCAGACTCAATTTAATAATTCTTCCACTATTTCATCAGGTAATATGAATTTTAATTGGGACTTTGGCAATGGAGAAAGCTCAATTTTGACCAGTCCCTTTGTGGTTTATAAAACGAATGGTAGTTTTAATGTGAAGTTAACAATTACAACCAAATACAACCTCAAGGTAGATACTACAATTACCATCAATATTAAAGAATCTCCGACTGTACAGTTTACAACTGACAACAATGTTTGTGCAGGACAGAACATTGCTACTAAAAATACTTCTTCTTATAGTGCGGGTTCATTTACCTATTTATGGAAATATGGTGATGGTAGAACAAACAGCACTAAAGAGCCGACAATTCAATATACTAAAGGTGGCGTGTATCCTTTGAGGTTAATTGTGTATGGTGATAATGGTTGTACGGATTCTTTGACCCAACCTGTTAATATTTATTATCATCCAAAAGCAGATTTTGAAGAAACATCAGGTACTTTGTGCCAAGGAACCTTTATTAATTTTGACAATAAAACCGTATTAGACTCAGGTAGCTATTTTTCAAATTGGAAATTTGGTAATGCCGGTACTTCAACTACCAAAAGCCCGCAATTCCAATTTGCAAATGGAGGAACATACAATATTCAACTGTTGGTTTATACTTCTTTTGGATGTAAAGACTCATTTAACAAAAACATCACTATCTATGAAGCAGCAACAGCTGACTTTACTATACAAGGAGAATGTACCGAAAAGCCTATTAAGTTGATTAACAACTCAGTCGTTCCTAATGGTGCAAGTGCAACCTATGAATGGGATTTGAATTTTGAAGGACAATCTACTGATCAAGATGCATCCAAAGTTTTTACAACTGCCGGAATGAAAACATTTATGTTGACAGTAACTACAGATAAAGGGTGTATCAGTTCTGTTTCAAAAAGCAAGATGGTTGGACAAACAGCTAAAGCAGACTTTACTTCAGCAGCAAAAGGCTGTGCTGGTGCTATGGTTACTTTCAACAATAATACTGCCATTGTGCCCGGTACACTTGCGTATAAGTGGAACTTTGGTGATGGAGATACTTCTATTACCAAAAATGCAAATCACACCTATTCTAATACAACCGGACAACAATTTAATGTTAGTATGATTACCAAAGTGAATGGAAATTGCCCCGATACCATGACTAAGCAGATTTATATTGGAGAACAAGCAATTTGTAATTTTACTATAAATGATGATTACCTGCCAGGTCATAGAACTTACAAGTTTGTACCTGTTCGTAATGATTATGTTACATATACTTGGAATTTTGGTGATGGACAAACATCTACAGAGGTAACACCGGTTCACCAATATACTTCAGATGGTAATTATATGGTTGAATTACATGCAGTAAATGCGGATGATTGCGAATGTGTATTGACTCAAAATAAGACGGTTGTTAATTCCGGTGTGAACCAGCTGGGCTTTGATGCTCTCATTAAATCATATCCTAATCCCGCCTCTACCAAACTTTATATAGAGTATAAAGTCACGGTTGGAATTAATGCAATGTATATTGTGGATTATACCGGCAAACGAGTACAACAAGTAATATTAGAGGGTAATCATATCAATGGAGACCTGTCAATTGATGTATCAAATTTTGCAAATGGCATCTACTTTATCAAAGCTGAAACTGAGAATGGAAATATTATCTCAAGGTTCGTAATCAGTAAGTAA
- a CDS encoding cation transporter, producing the protein MKTQFNHIIWLLAGVLLLTFSTSAMTNPQKKKMQTESFQVNGCCGDCKERIEDALDIKGIRYAHWNKETHILTVTFNVNIITLDEIHNKIAAVGHDTDLVKASDSAYNALPDCCQYRGGKKCHH; encoded by the coding sequence ATGAAAACACAATTTAATCATATCATATGGTTGCTAGCAGGAGTACTATTACTGACGTTCTCAACTTCTGCAATGACAAACCCTCAAAAAAAGAAAATGCAAACCGAGTCATTTCAAGTGAACGGATGTTGCGGAGATTGCAAAGAAAGAATCGAAGATGCACTTGATATTAAAGGGATTCGTTATGCACATTGGAACAAAGAAACGCATATATTGACGGTTACTTTTAATGTCAATATAATAACGCTTGACGAAATTCACAATAAAATAGCTGCAGTTGGTCATGACACTGACTTAGTTAAAGCATCAGATTCTGCTTATAATGCTCTTCCGGATTGTTGTCAATATCGAGGAGGTAAGAAATGTCATCATTAA
- a CDS encoding FtsW/RodA/SpoVE family cell cycle protein gives MGNLFQQYFKGDRFVWLAVIVLSLTGLMAVYSSTGTLAFAKQGGKTEYYLFKHGGFLVVGFVLMYFFHRIDFRYFSRVAQWLIWLAIILLIVTIFAGNDINEAKRTLTIPGLGISFQTSDLARLALVMYIARYLSKNQEKLDEWKPFFWLVGVIAATCFLIMPENLSTSLVLFTTSLVLLFIGNVRLKHLLVLVSSFLVLLSIGAIFLLNAPDSMLPGRAKTWKTRLENFAGGDEKDAYQTVQAKIAVANGGITGKGPGGSIQKNTLPHPYSDFIYAIILEEYGLLGGAIIASLYLLIFIRSIRMVVRSPRAFGALLAVGLSFTLVFQSLIHMAVAVALLPVTGLTLPLVSMGGTSLIFTSFAFGIILSVSRTTEGDDETEESSDSQQTNTVLPS, from the coding sequence ATGGGCAATCTATTTCAACAATATTTTAAAGGAGATCGTTTTGTTTGGCTTGCTGTAATTGTCTTGTCTTTGACAGGGTTAATGGCTGTTTATTCTTCTACCGGCACCCTTGCTTTTGCAAAACAAGGAGGAAAGACTGAATACTATTTGTTTAAACATGGGGGTTTCCTTGTAGTTGGATTTGTTCTCATGTACTTTTTTCATCGGATTGACTTTCGGTATTTTTCACGTGTTGCGCAATGGTTAATTTGGTTGGCAATTATACTGTTGATTGTTACAATTTTTGCAGGGAATGATATCAACGAAGCGAAAAGAACATTGACAATTCCCGGATTAGGGATAAGTTTCCAAACATCTGATTTGGCTCGTTTAGCTTTGGTAATGTACATCGCACGTTATTTGTCAAAAAATCAGGAAAAATTAGATGAATGGAAACCCTTTTTCTGGTTAGTGGGAGTTATTGCTGCTACTTGTTTTTTAATCATGCCTGAAAACCTCTCTACTTCATTGGTGTTGTTTACAACAAGTCTAGTGTTGTTATTCATTGGTAATGTGAGATTAAAACATTTGTTGGTATTGGTGTCTTCTTTTTTGGTTCTCTTATCTATCGGAGCTATTTTCTTGTTGAATGCGCCCGATAGCATGTTGCCAGGGCGTGCTAAGACATGGAAAACCCGGTTGGAAAACTTCGCAGGTGGTGATGAGAAGGATGCTTATCAAACAGTTCAGGCAAAAATAGCAGTTGCTAACGGAGGCATTACAGGCAAAGGACCTGGCGGCAGTATTCAAAAAAACACGTTGCCTCATCCTTATTCAGATTTTATATATGCAATTATTTTAGAAGAATATGGGCTGCTGGGAGGAGCCATTATTGCCAGTCTTTATCTCTTGATATTTATTCGCTCTATAAGGATGGTTGTACGATCACCACGGGCGTTTGGTGCATTGTTGGCAGTCGGATTGAGTTTTACTTTGGTTTTTCAATCACTGATTCACATGGCAGTTGCTGTGGCACTGCTACCTGTAACAGGGTTGACTTTGCCTTTAGTGAGCATGGGAGGTACTTCACTCATCTTTACAAGCTTTGCTTTTGGCATTATATTAAGTGTGAGTCGAACTACGGAAGGTGATGACGAAACTGAAGAGAGCAGCGATTCACAACAAACCAATACGGTTTTACCGTCTTAA
- a CDS encoding TonB-dependent receptor: MSSLKGICFLLTTFFFGYVNGQELKGVVRSKSEPLEGAYVYWKNFVLQNTKSDSMGMFTIPKIQEDDTLFVSMVGFEPVAIVIAKDQTFVDVVLESSTVLGSVNIGETRAAKTLDKRNIRQITRFSDREFTKAACCNLSESFETISAVDVTTSDAVTGMRQIQMMGFSGIYIQTQIDNMPFASGLIASSGLTYIPGIFVKSMQLAKGVGSVTNGYDGMTGSLNIELRKPTHKERVIVNGYFNPMNLRPEGNIVYSQQVSNNWATTLLLHGSGTYAKADMNKDGFQDFPLQKNLNFSNNWMYMKQGWEGNIGVRYINYAQKLGVNDLARTSNIDWTSSSKNERFEMEAMLGHIFEKKHQHKDEHASQHVDNSMGFRVNAHYHTIENKFGARTYTADERTMNLKWVYQGLAGSSFHQFMVGASFYGNQTKEGFNDNIWNLKMGRKELVPGVFFEWTESSIKNLTLVGGVRYDYHNFFGSIFTPRLHGKWSIDKKNEIRFGAGRGQRTANPFADYQGIFSSGRSVILPVNINNGYYGLQQEVSWNSGVSYSRSFKMFYRPATIVADYYYTWFDEQLQVDRETDASELRFYNIAAFGLKSFSHSASIELDFSPAKRTDIRLAYRFIDSRSGFVDCVTRLNPLISPHRAFVNFAYETRKGWSYDATVNWQSPKRLPQGANLPNELSNSPTYSPAYTSVMAQITKKFSKQFEAYIGGENLLNIVQKDLIRLASDPNSPYFDPTLVWGPSLGATFYVGFRYYVW; encoded by the coding sequence ATGTCATCATTAAAAGGAATCTGTTTTTTATTGACCACCTTCTTTTTTGGCTATGTAAATGGGCAAGAACTTAAGGGTGTTGTGAGAAGCAAATCGGAACCATTGGAAGGAGCGTATGTGTATTGGAAGAATTTTGTACTTCAAAATACAAAGTCAGATTCAATGGGGATGTTCACAATTCCCAAGATTCAAGAAGATGATACATTGTTTGTATCAATGGTAGGGTTTGAGCCTGTTGCGATTGTTATAGCAAAAGATCAAACCTTTGTAGATGTGGTTTTGGAGTCTTCGACAGTGCTCGGAAGTGTTAATATTGGTGAGACACGAGCTGCTAAAACATTGGATAAAAGAAATATCAGACAAATCACACGGTTTTCGGACAGGGAATTTACCAAAGCAGCATGTTGTAATCTTTCAGAGAGTTTTGAAACAATTTCTGCTGTAGATGTTACCACTTCAGATGCAGTTACAGGAATGCGTCAAATCCAAATGATGGGTTTTTCGGGGATTTATATTCAAACGCAAATAGACAACATGCCTTTTGCCAGTGGATTAATTGCATCAAGCGGACTAACCTATATACCCGGAATCTTTGTTAAGAGTATGCAATTAGCTAAAGGTGTTGGTTCAGTTACCAATGGCTATGATGGTATGACCGGCTCGCTGAATATTGAATTGAGAAAGCCTACACATAAGGAAAGAGTCATCGTGAACGGATATTTTAATCCAATGAATCTAAGACCGGAAGGCAATATTGTTTATTCTCAACAGGTTTCAAATAATTGGGCAACAACATTGCTGTTACATGGCTCTGGAACTTATGCCAAAGCAGATATGAACAAGGACGGATTTCAAGATTTCCCTTTACAAAAGAACCTTAATTTCAGTAATAATTGGATGTATATGAAACAAGGCTGGGAAGGAAATATTGGGGTAAGATACATTAACTATGCTCAGAAGTTAGGAGTGAATGACCTTGCAAGAACATCCAATATTGACTGGACAAGTTCATCAAAAAATGAACGTTTTGAAATGGAAGCTATGTTGGGACATATTTTTGAGAAAAAGCATCAACATAAAGATGAACATGCTTCGCAACATGTCGATAACTCTATGGGGTTCAGAGTCAATGCACATTATCATACAATTGAAAATAAGTTTGGAGCAAGAACCTACACTGCGGATGAAAGAACCATGAATCTTAAATGGGTATATCAAGGACTTGCCGGAAGTTCTTTTCATCAATTCATGGTAGGTGCATCTTTCTATGGAAATCAAACCAAAGAGGGGTTTAATGATAATATTTGGAATCTCAAAATGGGGAGAAAAGAATTAGTGCCGGGTGTGTTTTTTGAGTGGACAGAATCTAGTATTAAAAACCTTACCTTAGTTGGTGGCGTGCGCTATGATTATCACAATTTCTTTGGATCTATATTCACTCCAAGATTACATGGTAAATGGAGTATAGATAAAAAGAACGAAATTAGATTTGGAGCAGGCAGAGGACAAAGAACTGCAAATCCTTTTGCAGATTATCAGGGCATATTTAGTTCCGGACGAAGTGTAATATTGCCTGTCAATATCAATAACGGTTATTATGGTTTGCAGCAGGAAGTGTCTTGGAATTCAGGTGTTTCATACTCGCGCTCATTCAAGATGTTTTATAGACCTGCAACTATTGTTGCCGATTATTATTATACTTGGTTTGATGAGCAACTCCAAGTTGACAGAGAGACCGATGCTTCAGAGCTTAGGTTTTATAATATTGCTGCTTTCGGTCTGAAATCATTCTCCCATTCTGCAAGTATAGAGCTGGATTTTTCACCTGCCAAACGTACTGATATAAGGCTGGCATATCGTTTCATTGATTCACGAAGCGGATTTGTAGATTGTGTAACAAGGTTGAATCCTTTGATTTCGCCTCACCGAGCATTTGTGAATTTTGCGTATGAAACACGCAAAGGATGGAGTTATGATGCGACTGTGAATTGGCAAAGTCCGAAAAGGCTGCCTCAAGGTGCGAATCTCCCTAATGAACTGAGCAATTCTCCCACTTATAGCCCTGCTTATACCAGTGTAATGGCACAAATAACTAAGAAGTTCAGCAAGCAATTTGAAGCATATATTGGCGGAGAGAATTTGTTGAATATTGTTCAAAAAGATTTGATACGTCTTGCATCTGATCCCAACAGTCCATATTTTGACCCAACTTTAGTTTGGGGACCATCATTAGGAGCAACTTTCTATGTAGGATTTAGGTATTATGTTTGGTAG
- a CDS encoding PKD domain-containing protein: MKRHYSKKQIFTLHPLKIGLFMLLLNVSLTVSAQEEVQNKAVATCSNPWQWNQINDMLKGPSCGGQTAFVWTSGPPDPLNDWMMWEWSEEMSLDSLYIWHAQTTGRFLTGGTIQGWDGSAWYDFYTFSNLSQSNCENGVKFPSPLITKKMRIYKLKTGTGQNSNPNFREIEIWTFPGSMEFTLSGDFNGGNYFICEGEKVPLKVKLSASSNKSFKFPNPRLGFQLNNGKIFYKSIPEIEPNVTEDFAFSDLVDLTNAPKQSILKVFVSNSYLDSSQLDDTLTFLLTVTRGSSGANFIPEVSTFRGTPKLGYEYEPDIITTGQSYRYTITPPTGLLNTSYGITWTSSFKATIDGEVFPASNLIYQPPQGSQDAYVIIKINNHDNEVDKVVKLEYVVKDLVGNQCDTTTMRYAIVYSSPQVSFESEIACSSDEIQFFNNSYIVHGEVDYSWDFGDGTTSDQFYPSHQFLNSGQYTVVLIGTSNNGFADTFSKVITLLHSPTPDFTFTNSCGSIPFQLSGTADVPVSYSWNFGNGDTASGQNMMYAYQQPGLYDITLTVMTPDGCESAITKSAYSYPAPIADFELPINICAGQSLNIVNTTSIPFSNWGSEWHIGNQGVRSFDKNPDIIFDEFGTQTVRLKVTSQFGCVDSISKSINVQAAPIINITSTDVCSKGPVIFNSNINVPNNVVASYIWKIDGVLYADAQPTVDFGSVSGTKAVNVDIKYDNGCMNNAATQIITGYRPNVDFSIADVNCANTPISLSNNTTIEYGNAHYQWIMGDGMEYNEQITPNHTYTNNTPTDYTITLIATSEGGACPDSISKNIRVGIIPVCDFSIHSNWDKGQGWFSLTPTSITEGEYKWYFGDGSVSTEQYPTHQNAQDGNYAIKLIVTTPEGCNCTKTMQYYANSLGLSQINADADVVSYPNPSTGVVYIENLSNSPILNIVVTNTLGATVYNNAVSTLNKNLTLDLSYMANGMYLITMSTENGNTYTHKVMIAK, encoded by the coding sequence ATGAAAAGACATTACTCAAAAAAGCAGATTTTCACTTTGCACCCATTGAAAATAGGATTGTTCATGTTGTTATTGAACGTTAGTTTGACAGTGAGTGCACAAGAAGAAGTGCAAAACAAGGCAGTAGCAACTTGTAGCAATCCTTGGCAGTGGAATCAAATCAACGACATGCTAAAAGGTCCTTCATGTGGAGGGCAAACAGCTTTTGTTTGGACATCAGGTCCTCCAGACCCATTAAACGATTGGATGATGTGGGAGTGGAGTGAAGAGATGTCGTTAGATAGTCTATATATCTGGCATGCACAGACTACGGGCAGGTTCTTAACAGGAGGCACTATACAAGGCTGGGACGGTTCAGCATGGTATGATTTCTACACTTTCTCTAATCTGAGTCAGTCAAATTGCGAGAATGGAGTCAAATTTCCTTCTCCTTTGATTACAAAGAAAATGAGAATTTATAAACTAAAAACAGGAACAGGGCAGAATTCAAACCCAAACTTCAGGGAGATTGAAATATGGACTTTCCCAGGTAGTATGGAGTTCACGCTGTCCGGTGATTTTAATGGAGGTAATTATTTTATTTGTGAAGGAGAAAAAGTGCCGCTCAAAGTTAAATTGTCTGCATCTTCAAACAAGAGCTTTAAATTTCCAAATCCCCGCCTAGGGTTTCAATTGAATAATGGGAAGATATTTTACAAATCAATCCCTGAAATTGAACCTAATGTAACAGAGGACTTTGCTTTTTCTGATTTAGTTGATTTGACAAATGCTCCAAAGCAATCAATACTCAAGGTGTTTGTGTCGAACTCATACCTAGATAGCAGTCAGCTTGATGATACTTTGACTTTCCTGCTCACAGTTACAAGAGGAAGCTCTGGTGCCAATTTTATTCCGGAAGTCTCTACCTTTAGGGGAACTCCAAAATTAGGGTATGAATATGAACCTGATATAATTACAACCGGACAAAGTTATCGTTATACTATTACACCTCCTACGGGTCTTTTAAATACATCCTATGGAATTACATGGACATCTTCGTTTAAAGCAACCATAGATGGAGAAGTTTTCCCTGCTTCAAATCTGATATATCAACCGCCTCAAGGAAGCCAAGATGCGTATGTGATTATCAAAATAAATAATCATGATAATGAAGTGGATAAAGTAGTAAAATTAGAGTATGTTGTCAAGGATTTGGTGGGAAATCAATGTGATACTACCACAATGAGATATGCAATTGTGTATTCAAGTCCTCAAGTCTCTTTTGAGTCGGAGATTGCATGTAGCTCAGATGAAATACAATTCTTTAATAATTCTTACATAGTACATGGCGAGGTTGATTATAGTTGGGATTTTGGAGATGGAACAACATCGGATCAATTTTATCCCTCACATCAATTCCTAAACTCAGGACAATATACAGTTGTACTCATTGGTACTTCTAATAATGGCTTTGCAGATACATTTTCCAAGGTTATAACATTGTTGCATAGCCCAACACCTGACTTTACTTTTACTAACTCATGTGGTAGTATCCCTTTCCAATTAAGCGGAACAGCAGATGTTCCCGTAAGTTACAGTTGGAACTTTGGTAATGGAGATACTGCAAGTGGTCAAAACATGATGTATGCATATCAACAACCCGGTTTGTATGATATTACATTAACAGTAATGACACCGGATGGATGTGAAAGTGCAATCACCAAATCCGCCTATTCATATCCTGCGCCAATCGCTGATTTTGAATTGCCAATCAATATTTGTGCAGGTCAAAGTTTAAACATTGTAAATACTACTTCAATCCCATTTTCAAACTGGGGTAGTGAATGGCATATTGGCAATCAAGGGGTGAGGTCATTTGATAAGAATCCTGACATTATTTTTGATGAGTTTGGAACTCAAACAGTGCGTTTGAAAGTTACTAGTCAATTTGGTTGTGTTGATTCTATATCCAAGTCAATCAATGTACAAGCTGCACCAATAATCAATATTACAAGTACTGATGTTTGTAGCAAAGGTCCCGTTATCTTTAATAGTAATATCAATGTGCCAAACAATGTCGTAGCTTCCTATATTTGGAAAATTGATGGTGTGCTTTATGCAGATGCTCAACCAACGGTTGATTTTGGAAGTGTTTCAGGTACGAAAGCTGTGAATGTGGATATTAAATATGATAATGGATGCATGAATAATGCTGCTACACAAATTATAACCGGATACAGACCCAATGTTGACTTTTCTATCGCAGATGTAAATTGTGCAAACACACCAATAAGCTTGTCAAATAATACAACTATTGAGTATGGGAATGCCCATTATCAATGGATTATGGGGGATGGTATGGAATATAATGAACAAATTACGCCAAATCATACATATACAAATAATACTCCTACTGATTATACTATTACTTTGATTGCAACTTCTGAGGGAGGTGCTTGTCCTGACAGTATTTCTAAAAATATCCGAGTTGGTATTATACCGGTGTGCGATTTTTCTATTCATTCAAATTGGGATAAGGGACAGGGATGGTTCTCTTTGACTCCAACATCCATCACTGAAGGTGAATATAAGTGGTATTTTGGAGATGGTTCTGTGTCAACGGAACAGTATCCAACACATCAAAATGCACAAGATGGTAATTATGCCATTAAATTGATTGTTACAACTCCCGAAGGGTGTAACTGTACTAAGACTATGCAGTATTATGCAAATTCTTTAGGATTGTCGCAAATCAATGCAGATGCGGATGTTGTTTCATATCCAAATCCAAGTACAGGGGTTGTATATATTGAAAACCTCAGCAATTCTCCAATTTTAAATATTGTTGTTACAAATACCCTGGGTGCAACAGTATATAACAATGCAGTTTCTACTCTTAACAAGAATCTTACATTGGATTTAAGCTATATGGCAAATGGCATGTATTTGATAACAATGTCAACTGAAAATGGGAATACATATACACATAAAGTGATGATTGCTAAGTAA